The Lacrimispora xylanolytica genome has a segment encoding these proteins:
- a CDS encoding sugar O-acetyltransferase: protein MTEKEKMLNQMLYDANYDKGLLKEREIAKDLCYEFNQARPSETEKQAVVLRKLLGKTGESFCITAPFWCDYGYNIELGENFYANHNLVILDGAKITFGDNVFIAPNCGFYTAGHPIDSDRRNQGLEYAYSITVGNNVWIGAGVHVMPGVNIGSNVVIGGGSVVVKDIPDNCVAVGNPCKVVRPITDKDKETCFDR, encoded by the coding sequence GTGACAGAGAAAGAAAAAATGTTAAATCAAATGCTTTATGATGCTAATTACGACAAGGGTTTATTAAAAGAACGTGAAATAGCAAAAGACCTTTGTTATGAATTTAATCAAGCTCGTCCATCAGAGACAGAGAAGCAGGCGGTAGTACTTAGGAAACTGTTAGGAAAGACGGGAGAATCATTTTGTATTACTGCACCATTCTGGTGCGATTATGGATATAATATAGAGCTTGGTGAGAATTTCTATGCCAATCACAATCTGGTGATTTTAGATGGAGCAAAGATTACATTTGGTGATAATGTGTTTATTGCACCTAACTGTGGATTTTACACAGCAGGACATCCCATCGATTCTGACCGGAGAAATCAGGGACTTGAATATGCATATTCCATTACGGTAGGGAATAATGTTTGGATTGGCGCAGGAGTTCATGTAATGCCAGGTGTGAACATAGGAAGTAATGTAGTAATTGGCGGTGGAAGTGTTGTGGTAAAGGATATTCCTGATAATTGTGTTGCAGTTGGTAATCCGTGCAAAGTTGTTCGGCCTATCACGGATAAGGATAAAGAGACCTGTTTTGACAGGTGA
- a CDS encoding energy-coupling factor transporter transmembrane component T family protein, translating into MLKDITLGQYYPVDSFLHKLDPRTKLFGTMVFIISLFVVNDIWAYVIATLFLAVAIRLSQVPLSFMVRGLRAIVFLLLISVSFNLFLTPGEAIFRLGFFKITKEGIQIAAFMGVRLIYLVVGSSIMTLTTTPNQLTDGLEKSLNFLNKVRVPVHEVAMMMSIALRFIPILVEETDKIMKAQMARGADFESGNLIQKAKNMIPLLVPLFISAFRRATDLAMAMEARCYRGGEGRTKMKPLRYGRRDGITYLVFVVYMAAIAAVRIMG; encoded by the coding sequence ATGTTAAAAGACATTACATTGGGACAATATTATCCGGTGGATTCTTTTCTCCACAAGCTGGACCCCAGGACAAAGCTGTTTGGGACCATGGTTTTTATTATATCCCTTTTTGTTGTAAATGATATTTGGGCGTATGTGATCGCCACCTTGTTTCTTGCAGTTGCCATACGGCTGAGCCAGGTGCCATTGTCCTTTATGGTACGGGGGTTAAGGGCAATTGTCTTTCTTTTGCTGATCAGTGTCAGCTTCAACCTGTTTTTAACACCAGGAGAGGCAATTTTCCGTCTTGGTTTTTTTAAAATTACAAAAGAAGGAATTCAGATCGCGGCATTTATGGGTGTACGGCTCATTTATCTGGTGGTAGGTTCCTCTATTATGACTTTGACCACCACACCAAATCAGCTTACAGATGGCCTGGAAAAAAGTCTGAACTTTTTAAACAAGGTCAGAGTACCGGTTCATGAGGTGGCTATGATGATGTCCATTGCCCTTCGGTTTATTCCTATTCTTGTAGAAGAAACGGATAAGATCATGAAGGCCCAGATGGCCCGTGGTGCTGATTTTGAATCGGGCAATCTGATTCAAAAGGCCAAAAATATGATTCCCCTTCTGGTTCCCCTTTTTATCTCAGCCTTCCGGCGGGCCACAGACCTTGCCATGGCCATGGAAGCAAGATGCTACCGGGGCGGGGAAGGAAGAACGAAGATGAAGCCTCTCCGATATGGGAGACGGGATGGAATTACCTACCTGGTCTTTGTGGTGTACATGGCCGCAATTGCAGCTGTTCGGATCATGGGATAA
- a CDS encoding N-acetylmuramoyl-L-alanine amidase family protein, with translation MKFTTRLMAWASLVTLLGVSVPFEAFAAAKTISSVTINVGLEEIGAGDTVPSESAFKTNEQTGNYVYTNNDKYEVTDLQWITSDTKKMKLGSEPKMKVTLRATDSDNYAFKGGYQSSNVSIKGGNYVSTNRSGSDTLYVTFTFKPIKGTYESPEEADWRDSGSSLGSAKWSAPEGSSDAYDVYLYRGSSLVKKVERLKATSYNFYPYMTKAGTYTFKVRTVPASDSESKYAKNSDWTESGEIYVPQEKVSDGRGQDNGNSSVVTSQDVGWIKNGNNWLYRYPDGSYLKNNWAHINNIWYLFDTNGNMLTGWQQKNSLWYYFNNDGAMLKGWVKSSANKWYFLNPSTNSGVEGAMSVGWINYNNKWYYADNSGAMQEGWKQIDGNWYYFYPGEGSKAVSTTIGGFTVDATGIWHK, from the coding sequence GGGTTAGAGGAGATTGGTGCAGGAGATACGGTACCATCTGAGTCTGCCTTTAAAACTAATGAGCAAACAGGTAATTACGTTTATACCAATAATGATAAATACGAGGTGACTGACTTGCAGTGGATTACATCAGACACCAAAAAGATGAAGCTTGGCTCTGAACCAAAGATGAAGGTCACTTTAAGAGCAACAGATTCTGATAACTACGCATTTAAGGGTGGCTATCAGTCTAGCAATGTCAGCATCAAAGGTGGAAACTATGTGTCAACCAACCGGTCTGGCTCAGATACCTTATATGTGACATTTACCTTTAAACCAATTAAGGGAACCTATGAATCACCGGAAGAAGCAGATTGGAGAGATTCCGGTTCCAGCCTTGGCAGTGCCAAATGGAGTGCTCCGGAAGGCAGCTCTGATGCCTATGATGTGTATTTATACCGTGGAAGCAGCCTTGTAAAAAAGGTAGAGAGACTGAAAGCGACCTCTTATAATTTCTATCCTTATATGACAAAAGCAGGAACCTACACCTTTAAGGTACGTACCGTTCCAGCTTCCGACAGTGAATCAAAGTATGCAAAGAACAGTGACTGGACAGAGTCTGGTGAAATCTACGTACCACAGGAAAAGGTATCTGACGGACGTGGTCAGGATAATGGTAACAGCTCTGTGGTAACAAGTCAGGATGTAGGCTGGATCAAGAACGGCAATAACTGGTTATATCGTTATCCAGATGGTTCTTATTTAAAGAATAACTGGGCACACATTAACAACATCTGGTATTTATTTGATACCAATGGCAACATGCTCACAGGCTGGCAGCAAAAGAATTCTCTGTGGTACTATTTTAATAATGATGGAGCTATGTTAAAGGGCTGGGTTAAGTCTTCTGCGAATAAGTGGTATTTCCTGAATCCATCCACGAACAGTGGGGTAGAGGGTGCCATGTCAGTTGGCTGGATCAATTATAATAATAAATGGTATTATGCAGACAACAGCGGTGCGATGCAGGAAGGCTGGAAGCAGATAGATGGTAACTGGTATTATTTCTATCCTGGTGAGGGATCCAAGGCAGTAAGCACTACGATAGGCGGTTTTACAGTAGATGCCACTGGTATTTGGCATAAGTAA
- a CDS encoding energy-coupling factor transporter ATPase gives MGIKVEHLNYIYGNGTAFEQHALKDVNLEIKDGEFIGLIGHTGSGKSTLIQHLNGLIRGTSGAIYYNDKNIYSDGYNMQALRSQVGLVFQYPEHQLFEVDVFSDVCFGPKNQKLSKEEIETRAREALTMVGLDESYYKRSPFDLSGGQKRRVAIAGVLAMRPEVLILDEPTAGLDPKGRDEILDQIERLHKEQKMTIILVSHSMEDIARYVDRILVMNHGEKVFDDTPKEVFKHYKELEAIGLAAPQITYVVHTLKERGVPIDSNITTIEEARDEILRLLSK, from the coding sequence ATGGGAATTAAAGTAGAGCATTTAAATTACATCTATGGAAATGGTACCGCCTTTGAACAGCATGCCCTTAAGGATGTGAACCTGGAAATAAAAGACGGAGAATTTATCGGGCTCATCGGTCATACCGGTTCTGGTAAATCCACTCTGATTCAGCATTTAAATGGTTTGATTCGGGGGACAAGCGGAGCCATTTATTACAACGATAAGAACATCTACAGCGATGGTTATAATATGCAGGCTCTAAGAAGTCAGGTGGGTCTGGTATTCCAGTATCCGGAGCATCAGCTTTTTGAGGTGGATGTGTTTTCTGATGTGTGTTTTGGTCCAAAGAATCAAAAGCTTTCAAAAGAAGAAATAGAAACAAGGGCCAGAGAAGCTCTTACTATGGTAGGGCTTGATGAGAGCTATTATAAGCGTTCCCCCTTTGACTTGTCAGGAGGCCAGAAGCGCCGGGTGGCAATCGCCGGAGTCTTAGCTATGAGACCTGAGGTTCTTATTTTAGATGAGCCTACCGCTGGTCTTGATCCCAAGGGAAGAGATGAGATTCTGGATCAGATTGAGCGGCTTCACAAGGAGCAGAAGATGACCATCATCCTTGTTTCCCACAGCATGGAAGACATTGCACGGTACGTGGATCGGATTTTAGTGATGAATCATGGGGAAAAGGTGTTTGATGATACACCCAAGGAAGTATTCAAGCATTATAAGGAATTGGAAGCCATCGGCCTTGCTGCGCCTCAGATCACCTATGTGGTCCATACTTTAAAGGAACGGGGCGTACCCATTGATAGCAACATTACTACCATAGAGGAAGCCAGAGACGAAATTTTAAGGCTTCTTTCAAAATAG
- the truA gene encoding tRNA pseudouridine(38-40) synthase TruA: MKRVKMIVAYDGTNYCGWQIQNNGLTIEEVLNKTLTELLKEKITVTGASRTDSGVHAEGNVAVFDTENRMPADKICFALNQRLPDDIRILQSEEVAPDYHPRKQNCVKTYEYKIMNRKIEIPTLRLYTHFCYYPLDVDKMREAGAYLVGEHDFKSFCTARGQAEETVRTIYSLDIEKTGDLITIRIKGSGFLYNMVRIIAGTLMKVGMGVYPPSHVEEIIDARDRNAAGPKAAAKGLTLVSLDYEKELEKEIRGENKEWSYTLSQEEIVSQKKAWLTIHRCRKEDFDRLLIRVVHQAVRNGAEKVYVKDEEGPGRILLGKSYGFYIFRQEDGEEEWMVTEK, encoded by the coding sequence ATGAAACGGGTAAAAATGATCGTTGCCTACGACGGCACCAATTACTGCGGCTGGCAGATACAAAATAACGGGCTGACCATAGAAGAGGTCCTTAACAAGACCCTGACGGAGCTGTTAAAGGAAAAAATCACCGTTACCGGAGCCAGCAGAACTGATTCCGGAGTACATGCGGAGGGAAATGTGGCGGTTTTTGATACCGAAAACAGGATGCCCGCGGATAAAATCTGTTTTGCCCTAAACCAAAGGCTTCCGGACGATATCCGCATCCTCCAGTCAGAGGAGGTAGCGCCGGATTATCACCCCAGAAAGCAAAACTGCGTCAAAACATATGAATATAAAATCATGAACCGGAAAATTGAGATACCTACCTTAAGACTTTATACTCATTTCTGCTATTATCCCCTGGACGTGGACAAAATGCGGGAGGCAGGAGCCTATCTGGTTGGAGAACATGATTTTAAAAGCTTCTGTACGGCCCGTGGACAGGCGGAAGAGACCGTAAGGACCATTTATAGCCTGGACATAGAAAAGACCGGAGATTTGATTACAATACGTATTAAGGGAAGCGGATTTTTATACAACATGGTGCGGATCATCGCAGGAACTCTGATGAAGGTGGGAATGGGTGTCTATCCGCCTTCCCATGTGGAAGAGATCATAGATGCCAGGGACCGGAATGCGGCAGGCCCGAAGGCAGCAGCCAAAGGTCTTACCCTGGTCAGCCTTGATTATGAAAAGGAACTGGAAAAAGAGATTCGGGGAGAGAATAAGGAATGGAGCTACACGCTTTCCCAGGAAGAGATCGTATCCCAGAAAAAAGCCTGGCTCACCATTCACAGATGCCGTAAGGAAGACTTTGACCGGCTGCTCATCCGTGTGGTCCATCAGGCAGTAAGAAACGGAGCGGAGAAGGTCTATGTAAAGGATGAAGAAGGGCCTGGAAGGATACTTTTAGGCAAATCTTATGGATTTTACATTTTCAGGCAGGAAGATGGGGAAGAAGAGTGGATGGTCACAGAAAAATAA
- a CDS encoding N-acetylmuramoyl-L-alanine amidase family protein: protein MQMKWIRGKAAWLVLLCMVMVMGMSITAGASGSLKIRLDHGRKSSWTEGIQIPSVTVNLSETSPEWNKDPEKWEPGKKVIATFRVPGTYSNSDCSVTGGKLISTKAEDGETVVKVSYVPVAKLAGTEKAGFSDAARTKATWKKVPFASRYQVVVYKEGGIWVKSMTISTNTVDLLQYMESGQKYYYTVKAILKDSSEEEYLQEGEPVISDDSVVQELGETNGAWAGYKSGKKYRGEDGAYAANTWKMISGKWYYFNGEEFAVTGWQFINDKWYYLGSDGAMLTGWQKLDEKWYFLNSNGDMASGWIQPTPGKWYYLNLDGSMASDTLIDGAYKVDSSGLWVH, encoded by the coding sequence ATGCAGATGAAGTGGATACGGGGAAAGGCAGCCTGGCTGGTGCTTTTGTGCATGGTTATGGTGATGGGAATGTCAATCACAGCAGGGGCTTCCGGCAGCTTGAAAATCCGGCTGGACCACGGCAGGAAGAGCAGCTGGACAGAGGGAATTCAAATTCCGTCTGTCACGGTAAATTTATCAGAAACAAGTCCCGAATGGAATAAGGATCCTGAGAAATGGGAACCAGGGAAAAAAGTAATTGCTACTTTCAGAGTTCCTGGCACCTATTCAAATTCTGATTGCTCTGTTACCGGAGGAAAGCTGATATCCACAAAAGCAGAAGATGGTGAGACTGTAGTAAAGGTTTCCTATGTTCCGGTAGCAAAGCTTGCCGGTACGGAAAAAGCAGGCTTTAGCGATGCGGCAAGAACAAAGGCAACCTGGAAAAAGGTTCCCTTCGCTTCCCGGTATCAGGTCGTTGTTTATAAGGAAGGCGGCATCTGGGTCAAAAGCATGACCATTTCCACCAACACCGTAGATCTGCTGCAATATATGGAAAGTGGCCAGAAGTATTATTATACGGTGAAAGCCATTTTAAAGGATTCTTCCGAGGAAGAGTATTTACAGGAAGGTGAGCCGGTGATCTCTGATGATTCCGTGGTTCAGGAGCTGGGTGAAACAAACGGTGCCTGGGCGGGATATAAGAGCGGTAAGAAGTACCGCGGCGAAGACGGCGCTTATGCCGCCAACACCTGGAAGATGATAAGCGGTAAATGGTATTACTTCAACGGAGAAGAATTTGCTGTAACCGGCTGGCAGTTCATTAATGATAAATGGTATTACTTAGGCAGCGACGGAGCCATGCTTACGGGCTGGCAGAAGTTAGATGAGAAGTGGTATTTCTTAAATTCCAATGGAGATATGGCTTCCGGTTGGATTCAGCCAACCCCTGGAAAATGGTATTATTTAAATTTAGACGGCAGTATGGCATCGGATACCTTAATTGATGGAGCTTATAAGGTTGACAGCTCCGGACTTTGGGTACACTAA
- the rpsI gene encoding 30S ribosomal protein S9, which yields MANAKFYGTGRRKKSIARVYLVPGTGKITINKRDIDQYLGLETLKVVVRQPLVATETVDKFDVLVNVHGGGFTGQAGAIRHGISRALLQADADYRPILKKAGYLTRDPRMKERKKYGLKAARRAPQFSKR from the coding sequence ATGGCTAATGCAAAATTTTACGGAACAGGTAGAAGAAAAAAATCTATCGCTAGAGTATATTTAGTACCAGGTACAGGCAAGATCACTATCAACAAGAGAGATATTGACCAGTATTTAGGTCTTGAAACATTAAAGGTTGTTGTTCGTCAGCCATTAGTTGCTACAGAGACAGTTGACAAGTTCGACGTTTTAGTTAACGTTCACGGTGGTGGTTTTACAGGACAGGCTGGTGCCATCAGACACGGTATCTCAAGAGCCCTGCTTCAGGCAGATGCGGACTATCGTCCAATTCTTAAGAAAGCTGGATACTTAACAAGAGATCCAAGAATGAAAGAAAGAAAGAAATACGGCTTAAAGGCTGCACGTCGTGCACCACAGTTCTCCAAACGATAA
- the rplM gene encoding 50S ribosomal protein L13 codes for MKTFMASPATIERKWYVVDATGYTLGRLASEVAKVLRGKNKPTYTPHMDCGDYVIVVNADKISVTGKKLDQKIYYNHSDYVGGMKETTLREMMAKKPERVIELAVKGMLPKGPLGRSMITKLHAYAGAEHAHAAQKPEVLEIKF; via the coding sequence ATGAAGACTTTTATGGCTAGTCCAGCAACAATTGAGAGAAAATGGTACGTAGTTGACGCTACAGGATATACATTAGGACGTTTGGCTTCAGAAGTAGCTAAAGTATTAAGAGGTAAGAATAAACCGACCTACACACCACATATGGATTGCGGTGATTATGTGATCGTAGTGAATGCAGATAAGATTTCCGTTACAGGTAAGAAGTTAGATCAGAAGATCTACTACAATCACTCTGACTATGTTGGCGGTATGAAAGAAACAACATTAAGAGAAATGATGGCTAAAAAGCCTGAAAGAGTTATTGAATTAGCTGTTAAGGGTATGCTTCCAAAGGGACCTTTAGGAAGAAGCATGATTACAAAACTTCACGCATACGCAGGTGCAGAGCATGCTCATGCAGCTCAGAAGCCAGAAGTTTTAGAAATCAAATTTTAA
- a CDS encoding energy-coupling factor transporter ATPase, translating to MGIIKASKLIFDYIRRDEEENIEEIKRAIDDVSLDIEAGQFIAILGHNGSGKSTFAKQLNAILLPTEGTVWIQGLDTSQEENLWEVRKKTGMVFQNPDNQIIGNIVEEDVGFGPENMGVPTEEIWRRVDESLKAVGMVSYRLKSPNKLSGGQKQRVAIAGVMAMRPQCIVLDEPTAMLDPNGRKEVVKTVLELNKKEGITVLLITHYMEEVTDADRVIVMDEGKVVMDGTPKEIFSRVEELKSYRLDVPQVTELAYELQKGGVDLPDGILTLEELMENLIPKFAGHISNKEASENGGDHGN from the coding sequence ATGGGAATAATAAAAGCGTCAAAGCTGATATTTGATTATATCAGAAGAGATGAAGAAGAAAATATAGAAGAAATCAAACGTGCCATAGATGATGTCTCACTTGATATAGAAGCAGGACAATTCATCGCCATACTGGGGCACAACGGTTCCGGTAAGTCTACCTTTGCCAAGCAGCTCAATGCCATCTTGCTGCCCACGGAGGGAACGGTATGGATTCAGGGACTTGATACTTCCCAGGAAGAGAATTTATGGGAGGTGCGGAAAAAGACAGGGATGGTGTTCCAAAACCCGGACAACCAGATCATTGGAAATATAGTAGAAGAGGATGTGGGATTCGGTCCTGAGAACATGGGAGTTCCTACAGAAGAAATCTGGAGGCGGGTGGATGAAAGCCTGAAAGCGGTTGGAATGGTTTCCTATCGTTTAAAGTCTCCCAATAAGCTGTCAGGAGGCCAGAAGCAGAGAGTTGCCATTGCCGGAGTTATGGCTATGCGCCCTCAGTGTATTGTTTTAGACGAGCCCACTGCCATGCTAGACCCCAACGGCCGTAAGGAAGTGGTTAAGACCGTCCTGGAATTAAATAAGAAGGAAGGCATTACCGTGCTTTTAATTACCCACTACATGGAAGAGGTCACAGATGCAGACCGGGTAATCGTTATGGACGAAGGTAAAGTGGTTATGGACGGAACACCCAAAGAGATATTCTCCAGGGTAGAGGAGCTTAAATCCTACCGTCTTGACGTGCCACAGGTTACAGAGCTTGCCTATGAGCTTCAAAAGGGAGGCGTTGACCTGCCAGATGGAATCCTTACCTTAGAAGAACTCATGGAAAATCTGATCCCTAAGTTTGCCGGTCATATATCTAATAAGGAAGCTTCGGAAAATGGAGGAGACCATGGGAATTAA
- the cbiM gene encoding cobalt transporter CbiM produces MSAAMVPVWTRAVKKVKEEIPKVKIPSLGVGAAFSFLLMMFNVPLPGGTTGHAVGGTLIAILMGPYAACVSVTVALLIQALLFGDGGILSFGANCFNMAFVLPFLGYFIYKAVKDNIKSEKGEYLGIVLGSYAGINAAALCAAIEFGIQPLLFKDAAGQALYCPYPLSISIPAMVIPHLLVAGIVEAVFTLFIVIYIKKVAPDTMYEESNEKKKAIYGLLAFLICLTPLGLLATGTAWGEWGSEEIRSVVSGGKTLGFIPQGMKAGVNFKALLPDYAVNGLPEIAGYILSAIAGVAIFIIFFKVISTFKKDKVGGKLE; encoded by the coding sequence ATGAGTGCGGCTATGGTCCCTGTTTGGACAAGAGCAGTTAAAAAAGTAAAAGAAGAGATACCAAAGGTTAAAATACCATCACTTGGTGTTGGGGCAGCATTTTCCTTCTTGCTCATGATGTTTAATGTTCCGCTTCCCGGGGGTACCACAGGTCATGCAGTAGGCGGGACCTTGATTGCAATTTTGATGGGACCTTATGCTGCATGTGTCAGTGTTACTGTGGCCCTGCTGATTCAAGCTCTTCTTTTTGGTGATGGCGGGATTTTATCTTTTGGTGCAAACTGTTTTAATATGGCGTTTGTACTGCCATTTTTAGGCTACTTCATTTATAAAGCTGTTAAGGATAATATCAAATCAGAAAAGGGAGAATATTTGGGAATTGTCTTAGGCTCATACGCAGGTATAAATGCAGCTGCCTTATGTGCGGCAATAGAGTTTGGTATTCAACCTCTATTATTCAAAGATGCAGCTGGTCAGGCATTATATTGTCCATATCCTTTGTCAATCTCAATACCAGCCATGGTAATTCCCCATCTTTTGGTTGCAGGCATTGTTGAAGCGGTTTTTACTTTGTTTATTGTCATCTACATAAAGAAAGTAGCTCCAGATACCATGTATGAAGAATCAAATGAAAAGAAAAAAGCAATTTATGGTTTACTGGCCTTCCTTATCTGCCTGACCCCACTGGGTCTGCTGGCAACAGGAACTGCATGGGGCGAATGGGGAAGCGAGGAAATCAGGAGTGTGGTTTCTGGCGGAAAAACATTAGGATTTATACCACAAGGGATGAAGGCTGGGGTGAATTTCAAAGCACTGCTGCCAGATTATGCAGTAAATGGCCTTCCTGAAATTGCTGGGTATATATTGTCTGCCATTGCTGGAGTTGCAATATTTATTATCTTTTTTAAGGTGATCAGCACCTTTAAGAAAGACAAGGTTGGTGGGAAACTTGAATAA
- a CDS encoding transglutaminase domain-containing protein, which produces MEPYYYSQMNKQHQRIYQVMKSGLESLSQSFDVQRIDGKDLSDIFNKLRLDCPEIFYASTFRYSFYEDSTLLKIKPEYLFEKNKIKEHQLAMKARVEKLARVVKDKSDWEKEQYIHDFICENVTYDKLKKQYSHEIIGPLGQGVGVCEGIAKSVKVLCDQLSIPCIVVISENNPDKNIKYRHAWNVIQINGVWYHLDATFDNTLGKKEVRYDYFNLDDKSIFKDHEPLIYKAPACNDDNHFYYKEKKLSFTKQEDVAKRCQQAIKKGKVLTFHWRGGYLTKAVLEELLQIIAGAGKEKNRHSQVSINWQQAVIRVKFLEEQIEDSVKMEDAYEEENDAVSVQ; this is translated from the coding sequence ATGGAGCCATATTATTATAGTCAGATGAATAAGCAACACCAAAGAATCTATCAGGTCATGAAGAGTGGGCTGGAGTCACTTTCTCAAAGCTTTGATGTTCAGAGAATAGATGGAAAGGACCTTAGCGATATTTTTAATAAGTTAAGGCTGGATTGTCCAGAGATATTTTACGCTTCCACCTTTCGTTATTCTTTCTATGAAGATTCCACGCTGCTCAAGATAAAGCCGGAATATTTATTTGAAAAGAATAAAATTAAAGAGCACCAGTTGGCCATGAAAGCCAGAGTGGAGAAGCTTGCCCGGGTGGTGAAGGATAAGAGTGACTGGGAAAAAGAGCAATATATTCATGATTTCATCTGTGAAAATGTGACTTATGATAAATTGAAGAAGCAATATTCACATGAGATTATAGGCCCATTGGGGCAGGGCGTTGGCGTATGCGAAGGAATTGCAAAATCTGTAAAAGTCCTTTGCGATCAACTATCAATACCTTGTATTGTAGTTATTTCTGAGAATAATCCGGATAAAAACATCAAGTATCGTCATGCGTGGAATGTAATCCAGATCAATGGAGTATGGTATCATCTGGATGCTACGTTTGATAATACATTAGGGAAGAAAGAAGTGCGATATGATTATTTCAATTTGGATGATAAGAGTATTTTTAAGGATCATGAGCCATTGATCTATAAAGCTCCTGCGTGCAATGACGATAATCACTTTTATTATAAAGAGAAGAAGCTATCTTTTACAAAGCAGGAAGATGTAGCAAAGCGTTGTCAACAGGCTATAAAAAAGGGGAAAGTTTTGACCTTTCATTGGAGAGGCGGTTATCTGACAAAAGCTGTCTTGGAAGAATTACTTCAAATCATAGCTGGAGCAGGTAAGGAAAAGAACAGGCACAGCCAGGTATCAATTAATTGGCAGCAGGCAGTTATCCGTGTCAAATTTTTGGAGGAGCAGATCGAAGATTCTGTTAAAATGGAAGATGCGTATGAAGAGGAGAATGATGCGGTGTCGGTTCAATAG